ATTGGTTTCGGCCAAGAGCTCAAAAATCCTCAGGAGGAGACTCTCCAAGCCTTCGACAGCCACTATGACTACACGGTGTGCGGGGACAACGAGGACATGGTGTGTACCCCCAAGTCGGACGAGTTTAACCCCTGTGAAGATATCATGGGCTACAGGTTCCTGAGAATCGTGGTGTGGTTTGTCAGTCTGCTGGCTCTCCTGGGCAATATCTTTGTCCTGCTCATTCTGCTAACCAGCCACTACAAACTGACTGTGCCACGGTTCCTCATGTGCAACTTGGCCTTTGCAGATTTCTGCATGGGGGTATACCTGCTTCTCATTGCCTCTGTAGACCTGTACACACACTCTGAGTACTACAACCACGCCATTGACTGGCAGACGGGCCCTGGGTGCAACACAGCTGGCTTCTTCACTGTTTTCGCTAGTGAGTTATCAGTGTACACACTGACAGTCATCACCCTGGAGCGATGGTACGCCATAACCTTCGCCATGCGCCTGGATAGGAAGATCCGCCTCAGGCACGCGTACACCATCATGGCTGGGGGCTGGGTTTCCTGCTTCCTTCTCGCCCTGCTCCCGATGGTGGGAATCAGCAGCTATGCCAAGGTCAGCATTTGCCTGCCAATGGACACCGACACCCCTCTTGCGCTGGCATACATTGTCCTCGTTCTGCTGCTCAATGTTGTTGCCTTTGTTATCGTCTGTTCCTGCTATGTGAAGATCTACATCACGGTCCGAAATCCCCAGTACAACCCTCGAGATAAAGACACCAAGATTGCCAAGAGGATGGCTGTGTTGATCTTCACTGACTTCATGTGCATGGCGCCCATCTCCTTCTACGCACTGTCGGCACTTATGAACAAGCCTCTAATTACCGTTACTAACTCCAAAATCTTGTTGGTTCTCTTCTACCCCCTTAACTCCTGTGCCAATCCGTTTCTCTATGCCATTTTCACCAAGGCCTTCCAGAGGGACGTGTTCATCTTGCTCAGCAAGTTTGGCATCTGCAAACGCCAGGCCCAGGCCTATCAGGGTCAGAGAGTCTGTCCCAACAATAGCACTGGTATTCATATCCAAAAGATTCCCCAGGACACGAGGCAGAGTCTCCCCAACATGCAAGATACCTATGAACTGCTTGGAAACTCCCACCTAGCTCCAAAACTACAGGGACAAATCTCAGAAGAGTATAAGCAAACAGCGTTGTAAAGGAAAGGCTATGCTAGTCACAGTGGGACTTACAAAAGGCTGGTTTCTTGAACATGCATTCCAGTCCTGTGACACATGAACACATAGGTTCATGCGGGTGATGATTCATAGGGTCAGAGTTCATCTCTAGAAAGCATTGCCTccaagacaggagagaagctatCAGCCTATCTGAGTCCTAGGTGACATGACAATCGCCTATGCTCTCTGGGAGATTTGCTTGTTGCTTGTCTATGATGCCGTGCAACATGTTCCACAGACACCAGTTGAACCATCCCCACATCTTGCTTCTCCATTTTATGTAGTGTTTTATACTAAAGACTCAACAACTGGCCAATGTTCATCATACTCCCTATTAGCCCCCCTGAAAGAaccaaagaaatgtttttattccttaaaaataaaatgccaaggTAAAatctggactgttaaaaaaagattaaatagggctggtgagatggctcagtgggtaagagcacccgactgctcttccgaaggtccagagttcaaatcccagcaaccacatggtggctcacaaccatccgcaacgagatctggcgccctcttctggagtgtctgaagacagctacagtgtacttacatataataaataaatctttaaaaaaaaaaaaaaaagattaaataaataaataaataaataaaatgccacatttgggaggtggaggtagggggATCCAGTTCATACTTAACCACATAGAGAATTCCAAGCCAACCTGTGCTACATGAAACTCCACCCAAAGAACCCTGGAAAGCCAAGCATAACTAGATGTCACAcaattgcttttattatactgaaaaaaagagaaagtctaGTTttgcgattttttttttaattccttagaCTCTGAATCAATCATCTCTTCACCAGGCTCTGCCTGCCGTGACCCAGCTGTTACATGATGGCTGGAGAAACTGCTAAGGTTTCAGCTTTGGTGGCTGAGCAAACTTAAGAATTATCTTCTCATATAAGACATGAGCTCCGGGAGAGATTTCTAAGGACCACATGGGAATGAGGACAGGGCACACTTAGTCACCTGTTGAATAAGACAACTATATACCAGTTAAGTGTCGGGCTTTGAGCAAGTCTCTGGACCTCTAAATTCTGTAGAAATGGGgtgatttgatgccctcttccattaaaaaacaaaaacaaaatcaaaaacaaaaacaaaaaaatctaggtaTATATCCCCCTCAAAAGATATGTGTTCgtgacaaagacaaagaaaacactaCTTAAGTAAAGTAGACTCAGTTTTTTCTACCTTGTGACGCTGCTGTCTACTTCTTTTAGGAACCAGGACATGTGACCCAAgatgctttttctttatttcattttgatcaTCGTGTCTGAACCAAAAGTTCTATTGAGTGACTGACTATGTGGAGCCAGATCCTAACTATTCATCTAAATTATTGTATCTGTACTGCTGACAAGTCCAAAACATACTGGAATTTATATAAACCGTTAATAATACAGCCCAGctcagtggtgcacacctttaattccagcactggggaggcagaggcaggtagatctctgaatttgaggctagcctggcctaagACAGCCAagtgtacacagagaaaccctgtttcgaagaaaacaaaacaaaatagactaCTAATAGTGTTACTATGTGACTATGTAGGCTCACTTTCAAACATTTAACTCGTTCTCTGGGGCTCACACCACACTAACACTGTCAAGAGAGAAATCTCTTTACTGACACTGCCAGTTCCTTCTAAACCTGCCAGTCACTGACATAAAACATGTGTGTCCCAAGAGTTGCCTTGCTTCAAACAGGGACTGCATCTCCAGGTATACGGTCCAGGTCGCCAGTCTGGTCAGGCTCCTTACCACATTGTTATGGTGTCCCCAAGCAGATCTGGCATGTgcttctcagtgctcaggagCCAAAGCAGGAACTATAAGAGGCTTGCTTGCCACTTTAAGCCTATGAAGTAGGGTTTATGGGTCACCTGACATTGCTCCTATctgactggcctgggactctgTCACAGTCTCATAAGCACAGGCTTCCCCAGCAGTTCACTTGTAACTactgaaattaaataaatgtgcTACCCTGTGCCATCTGTTTCTCTCCTGACATTTCAAACGTCACCTCTAGACAGATAAAGAGGTTTGTCTTGAGTAGCTGATCTACTGCTTTGAAAACAAAGTCCTAGAAGAGTGACTTCAACAAAATCACTATTAAAATTCAAATTGACAGCATGAAATATGAAGGTTCTCCCTGTAGTAAGgtatataggatttttttttttttttgccaatttcTTTTGAGGTTAacattgcatgtgtgtttgaaaaAAGCTAGAAGGGAACAGCTGCTGAAGCACTGGGGAGATTGGGCCCTCCCCCTCACCTGGGCAATACAATCGAGCTGACCTGGACATGGGGGCTGCAGGGGAGCTGGCCCAGAAGACATGGGTGTAGAAGAGCTGGGCCTGCCTCTTGTCTTCTGTGCATGCAGTGGCATAGACTAGGGAGAGATGTCCTTCTCCCCTACCTTATCACTTGTCACCTATGGCATGAAGAAGAGCTGTCCCCAAAGACATGAGAGTAGGGGTATTGTCCCTGTCACTCACTATCTGCAACACTCTGGACAGCAGGCCCtacaccttgcctgggcagcagacTTGAGCTGGTTATGGGGGTTGCTGGTGAGCTAGCTCTgtgggcatgagagcaggagagccacTGGACTGCCCAGCTCAGATACCACTCAGCcgcagatccagggctttgacttggctcaccccaacatctaccccatcagTAAACTGCTGGAGTACATGAAGGggcagtcctacagatccaaaactacaggctttccatgacacagagcaacaacaggatgtcCAAACGGTCCGGAGTCTGAGCTCCTATGAGACATGTACACTCCCAGTACTGGGGGACACAGAatggtcctggtcctggtcctggtcctggtcctggtcctggtcctggtcctggtcctgggaCTTGATGGCTCACCAGCTCTCCAAATGGGTAGGTCCAATTAAGTAAGAAACTCTCTCAAAAAAATTATGGTAGAGAACAACTGAAAAAGACACCAACATctacctctggcctacacacacacaagaatacatacatatacacatacacatacataaatatacacacacacatgcacagacacacaaacacacacacatagacacacacagatacacacagacatacacacacacatatacatacacacaaacacacatgtacataccaaaattaaataaataaagctacaCATAgactaaattttataaaattcatgtcttaaaagtttatttatatttttcaaagcaaaagCTTTCAAAACACCCTCACATTCATTGACTCTTGCTTCCTGGATAGTCTACTATGCAAcataatttatcatttaaaagagCAGAACATATACAGGGCAGCACCATGAGCCTAGCAAAGACTGaataggataaaaagaaaaatatacaatttttaaaaagaaacctgtcAGTCTGAGAGCAAATATTTTGTCCTACTTCAAGTTTGGTTGAGAGGAGATTGTTTactctaaatatttaaaaaaataagaaggaaatgatGCTATCtagtttcgtgtgtgtgtgtgtgtgtctgtgtgtatgtgtctgtgtgtctgtgtgtatgcacatgcatgtgcgtttgtgtttgtgtttatgcaGGTACACATGTCTCTGCTCACAGAGAGACCAGAAGACATGGCGTGTTTTGTTCTGCCACTGTCTGGTCACTCAGTGGGCCTGGAGCTAGGCCTGTGTCCAGTAGTGCTAACAATCGTTCTATCTCCTTTATCCCACAGCTCTAGGCATATAGGCTTTGCtagttacttctctgttgctgtgataagacaccatgactaaggcaacttatagaagaaagagtttatttgggacttacagtttcaaagggtcagagtccatgaccatcatggcggaggatatggcagcaggcaggcaggcaggcaggatgaTGCTGGAGCAATAGCTAAGAGTTTATATCTTGATCCAGAGTAAATGAGGGACTCAGAATGTCACAACCTCTGTCAGAGCTTGCCCTTAGTGACAcatctccaacaaggccccatCTCCTAATCTTATCAAAACAGTTTCACTAACTGAGGACCAATTATTCAAACATATGCGCCTATGAAGGctcttcttattcaaaccaccacagaggtaCATGTGTGGTCAAGCCTAGCTTtttatttggtgctggggatttgaactcagatcctgcTGTTTGTGTGCAAGCAAtctgacccactgacccatcttctTAGCCCTGCATTCTGCTTTAAAAGTTACACAAATTCCAGCTCAAAGTGATAGACTGAGTCCCTAGGTCTAGCAGCCTCCCTCTTTCAGTTTAGACTCAAATGACATAAGGAAGTCTGAAGTAAGAGCAGCTAAAACTGTATGATGGGCAGAAACAAAATAATTGGCAAACCAAAGTCTCTGGTGGCCTTGTGGAAGGCAGAAAACCTGAGGTGATGGCTGAACTCAGTAGAGAGGCTGCACTTATCTCAGACGCACTCCTGGGAGAAGATGTAGCTACAGAAGGCCACATGTTTTTCTTCAGAGTCCCAGAGATAGCTCAGAGCCTGAAGGACACAGAGCTGAGGGGACAGTGCTGGGGATTAGTCGGAAGTCTCTATCATTTGGTCCTTTCCACCCATCCCCTTTATTGTCAGCTAGAAGAACAATATGGTCAGGGTTTGCCCCAAAATGAAATCAAGAGTTTAAAGAAGATGTGAGCATGGTGGCGGAACAGAGTCTAAGATAAAGATTGcttactgtgagttcaaggctagtctgggctacaaagaaagatcttatctcaaaacactACATAACAAAACCAAGCTCACAAAAGAGAGAATGACCAGGGTAGGCAGGAAAAACCTGTTTTATTACCTACTTCCTGCTTTGGCAACACAAACTGATGTCTGATTTGAACATCATAATTAGAGTTTCTCCAGCTCCAAGTCTGAGACAGGCTTCTGGAGAGAAATGATTTCACGCTGCTCAAACATATTAACCCATCTTCACctatttttcaaaaacataaaggGCCAAAAGGATTTTCACGTACTTGAAATATACTAACTTCACATTAATAAATGGACAAAAGAGAACAtgttctcaggaaaaaaaaaaaacaaaaacaaaaacaacagatcGTTTAAAACCAGAATATTAgcattaa
This genomic window from Mus caroli chromosome 12, CAROLI_EIJ_v1.1, whole genome shotgun sequence contains:
- the Tshr gene encoding thyrotropin receptor isoform X1, with translation MRPGSLLLLVLLLALPRSLRGRGCASPPCECHQEDDFRVTCKELHRIPSLPPSTQTLKFIETHLKTIPSLAFSSLPNISRIYLSIDATLQRLEPHSFYNLSKMTHIEIRNTRSLTYIDPDALTELPLLKFLGIFNTGLRIFPDLTKIYSTDIFFILEITDNPYMTSVPENAFQGLCNETLTLKLYNNGFTSVQGHAFNGTKLDAVYLNKNKYLTAIDNDAFGGVFSGPTLLDVSSTSVTALPSKGLEHLKELIAKDTWTLKKLPLSLSFLHLTRADLSYPSHCCAFKNQKKIRGILESLMCNESSIRNLRQRKSVNVLRGPIYQEYEEDLGDNSVGYKQNSKFQESPSNSHYYVFFEEQEDEIIGFGQELKNPQEETLQAFDSHYDYTVCGDNEDMVCTPKSDEFNPCEDIMGYRFLRIVVWFVSLLALLGNIFVLLILLTSHYKLTVPRFLMCNLAFADFCMGVYLLLIASVDLYTHSEYYNHAIDWQTGPGCNTAGFFTVFASELSVYTLTVITLERWYAITFAMRLDRKIRLRHAYTIMAGGWVSCFLLALLPMVGISSYAKVSICLPMDTDTPLALAYIVLVLLLNVVAFVIVCSCYVKIYITVRNPQYNPRDKDTKIAKRMAVLIFTDFMCMAPISFYALSALMNKPLITVTNSKILLVLFYPLNSCANPFLYAIFTKAFQRDVFILLSKFGICKRQAQAYQGQRVCPNNSTGIHIQKIPQDTRQSLPNMQDTYELLGNSHLAPKLQGQISEEYKQTAL